A portion of the Chryseobacterium tructae genome contains these proteins:
- the fabG gene encoding 3-oxoacyl-ACP reductase FabG, protein MKCAIVTGGSRGIGRAICIKLAEEKNYHILINYTSNETAAKETLAKVEELGATGEILKFDVGNSEEVNHVLTAWQENNTNAIVEVIVNNAGITRDGLFMWMQKEDWNSVINTSLDGFFNVTNFFIQKLLRNKYGRIINMVSVSGVKGTAGQTNYSAAKGALVGATKALAQEVAKRNVTVNAVAPGFIKTDMTQEFNEDELKAMIPANRFGEAEEVADLVAFLASRKSSYITGEVININGGIYS, encoded by the coding sequence ATGAAATGTGCAATTGTAACAGGAGGCTCCAGAGGAATCGGGAGGGCTATCTGTATAAAACTGGCCGAAGAGAAGAACTATCACATATTGATTAACTATACTTCCAACGAAACTGCAGCAAAGGAAACTTTGGCTAAAGTAGAAGAATTGGGAGCTACAGGAGAAATTCTGAAGTTTGATGTAGGAAATTCTGAAGAAGTAAATCATGTATTGACAGCATGGCAGGAAAATAATACCAATGCCATCGTAGAAGTGATCGTTAATAATGCCGGAATTACAAGAGATGGTCTGTTTATGTGGATGCAAAAAGAAGATTGGAATAGCGTAATCAATACCAGTCTAGATGGTTTTTTTAACGTAACCAATTTCTTTATCCAAAAGCTGCTTCGCAACAAATATGGAAGAATCATCAATATGGTTTCGGTATCCGGAGTAAAAGGAACAGCTGGACAAACGAACTATTCAGCAGCTAAAGGAGCTTTGGTGGGAGCTACAAAAGCTCTTGCTCAGGAAGTTGCTAAAAGAAATGTTACCGTAAATGCAGTGGCTCCAGGGTTTATTAAGACAGATATGACTCAGGAGTTCAATGAGGACGAGTTAAAAGCAATGATTCCTGCTAATAGATTTGGAGAAGCAGAAGAAGTTGCAGATCTCGTGGCATTTTTAGCCTCTAGAAAATCTTCATACATTACAGGAGAAGTGATTAATATTAACGGCGGAATTTACTCATAA
- a CDS encoding acyl carrier protein, with the protein MEREKIVAIVNDFLVNEFEVDGDEISNDANLKNTLGLDSLDYIDMVVVIESNFGVKLGEADFKKMVTFDDFYTTIEHKIAEKNA; encoded by the coding sequence ATGGAAAGGGAAAAAATTGTTGCTATTGTTAATGATTTTCTGGTTAACGAATTTGAAGTTGACGGAGATGAGATCAGTAATGATGCCAACCTTAAAAATACACTGGGCTTAGACAGCCTTGATTATATTGATATGGTCGTAGTGATCGAATCCAATTTCGGAGTGAAATTAGGAGAAGCAGATTTCAAAAAAATGGTAACATTTGATGATTTCTATACAACGATTGAACATAAGATCGCGGAGAAAAACGCGTAG
- a CDS encoding HAL/PAL/TAL family ammonia-lyase yields MKINNFLELKDFQKIIIENEKIELDESLLSRVNTSFQFLKEFSKNKVIYGVNTGFGPMAQFKISDEDKHQLQYNLIRSHSSGIGNPLPAQEVKACMLARMNTLSLGNSGVHESVIYLLQELINRDITPLIFEHGGVGASGDLVQLAHLALVLIGEGEVFYKGERKSTKEVFEIEELKPIQVEIREGLALMNGTSVMSGIGIVNAYKANQLTDISIKLSCAINEIVQAYDDHLSEALNGTKRHYGQQKVAERMRAHLADSKLIRKRADHLYTHFEEQEKVFKEKVQEYYSLRCVPQILGPVLDTLEYTEKVLENEINSANDNPIINVEDQHVYHGGNFHGDYISLEMDKLKIVVTKLTMLAERQLNYLLNAKINEILPPFVNLGKLGFNFGMQGVQFTATSTTAESQMLSNPMYVHSIPNNNDNQDIVSMGTNAAVICRKVIENAFEVLAIEAITIIQAIEYLGFQNEVSSSTKELYDDIRKIIPAFSDDMVMYPYLEEVKKYLKAM; encoded by the coding sequence ATGAAAATAAATAACTTTTTAGAACTGAAAGACTTTCAAAAAATTATCATTGAGAATGAAAAAATAGAACTGGATGAATCACTTTTATCAAGAGTGAATACAAGTTTTCAGTTTTTAAAGGAATTTTCAAAAAATAAAGTAATATATGGGGTGAATACCGGTTTTGGTCCGATGGCTCAATTTAAGATCAGTGATGAGGATAAGCATCAGCTTCAGTATAATCTGATAAGAAGTCACTCTTCCGGTATCGGAAATCCTTTACCTGCCCAGGAAGTAAAAGCTTGTATGCTGGCAAGAATGAATACCCTATCATTAGGGAATTCAGGCGTGCATGAATCGGTTATTTATCTTCTTCAGGAGCTTATCAACAGAGATATTACTCCATTGATCTTTGAACATGGAGGAGTAGGAGCGAGTGGAGACCTGGTTCAGCTGGCTCACCTTGCTTTAGTACTGATCGGAGAAGGGGAAGTATTCTATAAAGGAGAAAGAAAATCTACCAAAGAAGTTTTTGAAATTGAAGAATTAAAACCAATACAAGTAGAGATCCGTGAAGGACTTGCCTTAATGAACGGAACTTCGGTAATGTCAGGTATTGGTATTGTAAATGCTTATAAAGCGAATCAACTCACAGATATTTCCATTAAGCTTTCCTGTGCCATCAATGAAATTGTTCAGGCTTATGATGATCATTTATCAGAAGCATTAAACGGAACAAAAAGACATTATGGGCAGCAGAAAGTAGCAGAAAGAATGCGTGCTCATCTTGCAGATAGTAAGCTGATCAGAAAGAGAGCCGATCATTTGTATACCCACTTTGAAGAACAGGAAAAAGTATTCAAAGAAAAAGTACAGGAATATTATTCTTTAAGATGTGTTCCTCAGATTTTAGGCCCGGTATTGGATACTTTGGAATACACGGAGAAAGTTCTTGAAAATGAGATCAATTCTGCTAATGATAACCCAATCATCAATGTTGAGGATCAACATGTTTACCATGGTGGAAATTTTCACGGGGATTATATTTCTTTGGAAATGGACAAGTTGAAAATTGTGGTAACGAAGCTTACTATGCTTGCAGAAAGACAGTTGAACTATCTTTTAAATGCTAAAATCAACGAAATTTTGCCTCCTTTTGTAAATTTAGGTAAATTAGGTTTCAATTTCGGGATGCAAGGTGTACAATTTACGGCAACTTCTACTACAGCAGAAAGCCAGATGTTGTCGAATCCGATGTATGTTCATAGTATTCCGAATAATAATGATAATCAAGACATCGTTAGTATGGGAACCAACGCTGCTGTGATCTGCAGAAAAGTAATTGAAAATGCTTTTGAAGTATTGGCAATTGAAGCCATTACAATCATTCAGGCTATTGAATATCTTGGTTTCCAGAATGAGGTTTCATCATCTACAAAAGAATTGTATGATGATATCAGAAAGATAATTCCTGCATTCTCAGATGATATGGTGATGTATCCGTATTTGGAGGAAGTAAAGAAATATTTAAAAGCAATGTAA
- a CDS encoding beta-ketoacyl-[acyl-carrier-protein] synthase family protein, producing the protein MENRVVITGMGIYSCIGTSLEEVRESLYQGKSGIVLDQDRKEFGFRSGLTGVVPKPDLKNLLNRRQRVSMGEESEYAYLATLDALKQADLDETFLDTHEVGILYGNDSVSQAVVESIDIAREKKDTTLMGSGAIFKSMNSTVTMNLSTIFKLKGINLTISAACASGSHSLGLAYMMIKNGFQDMIICGGAQETNKYSMASFDGLGVFSAREDEPTKASRPFDAERDGLIPSGGAASLIVESLESAQRRGAPIIAEIIGYGFSSNGGHISTPNVDGPALAMDRALKQSGLKASDIDYINAHATSTPLGDANEAKAIYEIFGGEVPVSSTKSMTGHECWMAGASEVIYSILMMQNDFVAPNINLENPDNEAQRINLVSKTKNQKIDVFLSNSFGFGGTNSALIVKKFD; encoded by the coding sequence ATGGAAAATAGGGTTGTAATTACCGGAATGGGAATTTATTCCTGCATCGGGACGTCTTTAGAAGAGGTCAGGGAATCCCTATATCAAGGAAAATCCGGTATTGTCTTAGATCAGGATAGAAAAGAATTTGGTTTCAGGTCAGGTCTTACGGGAGTCGTTCCAAAACCTGATTTAAAGAATCTTCTGAACAGACGTCAGCGTGTCAGCATGGGAGAAGAAAGCGAATATGCTTATCTCGCTACCCTTGATGCCCTGAAGCAGGCCGATCTTGATGAAACCTTTTTAGATACCCATGAAGTGGGGATCTTATACGGAAATGACAGTGTTTCTCAGGCAGTCGTAGAATCCATCGATATTGCAAGAGAAAAGAAAGATACTACATTGATGGGATCGGGTGCGATCTTTAAATCAATGAACTCAACAGTAACCATGAACCTTTCGACTATTTTTAAATTGAAAGGCATTAATCTTACCATCAGTGCAGCCTGTGCAAGCGGGTCACATTCTTTGGGACTCGCTTATATGATGATTAAGAATGGTTTTCAGGATATGATCATCTGTGGAGGAGCTCAGGAAACCAATAAGTATTCTATGGCAAGTTTTGATGGATTAGGAGTGTTCTCTGCAAGAGAAGATGAACCTACAAAAGCTTCAAGACCTTTTGATGCAGAAAGAGATGGTTTAATTCCAAGTGGAGGAGCTGCTTCTTTAATTGTTGAAAGTTTAGAGTCTGCCCAAAGAAGAGGCGCTCCTATTATTGCTGAAATCATAGGATATGGTTTCTCATCAAACGGGGGGCATATTTCCACTCCGAATGTGGATGGTCCAGCTTTGGCAATGGACAGAGCCTTGAAACAATCAGGATTGAAAGCTTCAGATATTGATTATATTAATGCTCATGCTACTTCTACACCTCTTGGAGATGCCAATGAAGCTAAAGCAATCTATGAGATCTTTGGAGGCGAAGTTCCGGTAAGTTCTACAAAATCCATGACCGGACACGAATGTTGGATGGCTGGTGCAAGTGAAGTTATTTACTCAATTCTGATGATGCAGAACGATTTTGTTGCTCCCAATATCAACTTGGAAAATCCTGATAATGAAGCGCAAAGGATAAATTTAGTCTCTAAAACAAAAAATCAAAAAATTGATGTATTTTTGTCGAATTCTTTTGGGTTCGGGGGAACCAATTCTGCACTAATAGTTAAAAAATTTGATTAA
- a CDS encoding LpxL/LpxP family acyltransferase, whose amino-acid sequence MDNKWKGKSKGTVLGYRIFVWCIRNIGIRSSYFVLYFVAAYYVLFQKKSNQYILYYFQKRLNYRYWKSKRSIFKSYFTFGQVLIDKTAISAGLREKYTYEFDGIENLRDLLAAKKGGVLISAHMGNFEVAEHFFADIDFDCQINLVTTDQEVTVIKEYLESVSVKKSNIKFIYVKEDMSHIFEINQALSNNELICFTGDRYFEGSKFLEADLLGKSAKFPAGPFLIASRLGVPVVYVYVMKESNLHYHLYARVAQNIKNRDSQGLLQSYVQNLETMIRKYPFQWFNYFDFWDDID is encoded by the coding sequence ATGGACAACAAGTGGAAAGGTAAATCTAAAGGGACAGTTCTGGGGTACAGAATATTCGTCTGGTGCATTAGAAATATCGGAATCAGAAGTTCATATTTTGTATTGTACTTTGTGGCCGCTTATTATGTCTTATTCCAGAAAAAAAGCAACCAATACATTCTCTATTATTTCCAGAAAAGACTGAATTACAGGTATTGGAAATCCAAACGCTCTATTTTTAAAAGCTATTTCACCTTTGGACAGGTTCTGATCGACAAAACAGCGATCTCAGCTGGATTGAGAGAGAAGTATACCTATGAATTTGACGGTATTGAAAACCTTAGAGACCTTTTGGCAGCTAAAAAAGGTGGGGTTCTTATCAGTGCTCATATGGGTAATTTTGAAGTGGCTGAACATTTCTTTGCGGATATTGATTTTGATTGCCAGATCAACCTGGTAACTACAGATCAGGAAGTCACTGTTATTAAAGAATATCTGGAGAGTGTGTCTGTGAAAAAGAGCAATATCAAATTCATTTATGTCAAAGAAGATATGTCGCACATCTTTGAGATCAATCAGGCTTTATCCAATAATGAATTGATCTGTTTTACAGGAGATCGCTATTTTGAGGGTTCAAAATTTCTGGAAGCAGATTTACTCGGAAAAAGTGCCAAATTTCCGGCAGGGCCATTTCTCATCGCATCCCGATTGGGAGTACCTGTGGTATATGTTTATGTAATGAAAGAAAGCAATCTTCATTATCACCTGTATGCAAGAGTTGCCCAGAATATCAAAAACAGAGATTCTCAGGGACTTTTACAGTCTTATGTTCAGAATCTTGAAACCATGATCAGGAAATATCCCTTTCAATGGTTTAATTATTTTGACTTTTGGGATGATATAGATTAA
- a CDS encoding C45 family autoproteolytic acyltransferase/hydolase yields MKKTDLQYLSYKRLLICILFSLLLNSCGVSKSVHHLPDVKQYTLDIPKVNRINDSTFSYKQNYLTKNKQQLWELYIKGNPLQLGYNNGALTQGLMQKQEGIFFSKVEGFVPSKFKQKLLNTFLKWYNRKMYLNVREDYQAELYGLSQYSSDQYDFIAPRYLRNLYLHGAHDIGHAMQDLAMVGCTSLAVWNENTEDGDLLIGRNFDFYVGDEFAQNKLVEFVEPEEGIPYMSVSWPGMIGVVSGMNKEGITVTINAGKSRIPMTAKTPISLVTREVLQYAKNIEEAIVIAQKRNVFVSESILVGSAHDKNAVIIEVSPKNFGVYRVQNTSKVLCTNHFQSEAYKDDVKNQKQIEESHSVYRYEKLQELLEKDKKLNPEKIAAILRNRSGLNDKDIGYGNEKALNQLLAHHAVIFSPQKQLVWVSSNPYQLGEFVCYDLNEIFSEKGLQPNNFSKSLLNIAKDPFVNSEEFKNYEEYRHLSFKINDAIRYKEELTDAFLAHYQSLNSNFWKGYFLVGKYYYRQKEYLKAKAEFEQALTKEITTIPDQRLVEKYLHRINKKLNK; encoded by the coding sequence GTGAAAAAAACTGATCTCCAATACCTGTCGTATAAAAGGCTCCTCATATGCATCCTTTTTTCCTTGCTCCTCAACTCTTGTGGGGTATCAAAATCTGTTCATCATCTTCCGGATGTAAAACAATATACTCTCGATATTCCAAAGGTCAACAGAATTAATGACAGTACATTTAGCTATAAACAGAATTATCTCACTAAAAATAAACAGCAGCTCTGGGAGCTTTATATTAAAGGGAATCCTTTACAGCTTGGGTATAACAACGGTGCATTAACTCAGGGTTTGATGCAAAAGCAGGAGGGAATTTTTTTCTCTAAAGTAGAAGGCTTTGTTCCTTCAAAATTTAAGCAGAAACTTTTAAATACATTCTTAAAGTGGTATAACCGTAAAATGTATCTGAATGTAAGAGAAGATTATCAGGCCGAATTGTATGGTCTGTCACAATATTCATCTGATCAGTACGATTTTATTGCGCCAAGATATCTGAGAAATCTATATTTACATGGAGCTCATGACATTGGACATGCTATGCAGGATCTGGCGATGGTAGGTTGCACTTCTCTGGCGGTCTGGAACGAAAATACAGAAGACGGAGATCTGCTGATCGGAAGAAATTTTGATTTCTATGTAGGTGATGAATTTGCCCAAAATAAGCTGGTTGAATTCGTAGAACCGGAAGAAGGAATTCCTTATATGTCTGTGAGCTGGCCGGGTATGATTGGAGTAGTTTCCGGAATGAATAAAGAAGGAATAACCGTAACAATCAATGCCGGGAAATCAAGGATTCCTATGACTGCAAAAACACCAATTTCTTTGGTTACAAGAGAAGTTCTGCAATATGCTAAAAACATTGAAGAGGCTATTGTTATTGCCCAAAAAAGGAATGTTTTTGTCTCAGAATCTATCTTGGTAGGAAGTGCTCATGATAAAAATGCCGTCATTATAGAAGTTTCACCTAAAAACTTCGGTGTATACAGGGTTCAGAATACAAGCAAGGTGCTTTGTACCAATCATTTTCAGTCTGAAGCATATAAAGATGATGTAAAGAATCAGAAACAGATTGAAGAAAGTCATTCTGTTTACCGTTATGAAAAACTTCAGGAACTTTTAGAAAAAGATAAAAAACTCAATCCAGAGAAAATAGCTGCTATTTTGAGAAATCGGTCTGGGTTGAATGATAAAGATATAGGTTATGGAAACGAGAAAGCATTAAATCAGCTTTTAGCCCATCATGCTGTTATATTTTCACCCCAAAAACAATTGGTGTGGGTATCTTCTAACCCTTATCAACTGGGCGAATTTGTATGTTATGATCTTAATGAAATATTTTCTGAGAAAGGATTACAGCCCAATAACTTCTCAAAATCATTACTGAATATTGCCAAAGATCCTTTTGTCAATTCAGAGGAATTTAAAAACTATGAAGAATACAGACATTTAAGTTTCAAAATCAATGATGCCATTCGCTATAAAGAAGAGCTTACTGATGCTTTTTTAGCCCATTATCAATCTCTAAATTCTAATTTCTGGAAAGGGTATTTTTTGGTGGGAAAATATTATTATCGCCAAAAAGAATATTTGAAAGCAAAAGCTGAGTTTGAGCAGGCTCTTACTAAAGAAATAACGACCATTCCGGATCAGAGATTGGTTGAGAAATATCTTCATAGAATCAATAAAAAGCTCAATAAATAA
- a CDS encoding phytoene desaturase family protein, which produces MKKEYDILVIGSGLGGLVSALIMAKEGLKVCVLEKNNQYGGNLQTFSRDKLIFDTGVHYLGGLSKGQNLNRFFSYLEIMDDLELQKMDEDGYDRISFGDDAVKYPHAQGYQNFVEQLSVYFPEEKENLENYCEEIQYICSQFPRYNVIGKDNYNEEILHLNTKRFIESVTQNKTLQAVLLGSNFLYAGDSENVPFYVHALTVNSYIQSAYKCVKGGSQISKLLIRKLRQYGAEVHKHSEVSEFIFNENNTLASVKTKSGKEYAAKQFISNIEIRSTIKLIGEEKIKKSFLNRVLSWQPVSSCFSIYIVLKPHCLPNFNYNIYHYSSEDRVWNAFRYNKQTWPETYMLSSIPSKQHPEFAESLTAISYMDFDEVKQWENTINTVADEHERGEPYEKFKLEKTEKMIDALEKRIPNLRHAIKQIYTSSPLSYRDYIGSFEGNMYGYMKNSENPLKTMVSPRTKIDNLFLTGQSVNMHGILGVTIGAFNTCAEMLGKETIDSRLERMT; this is translated from the coding sequence TTGAAAAAAGAATATGACATACTTGTAATCGGCAGTGGATTGGGAGGTCTTGTTTCGGCTCTTATTATGGCGAAAGAAGGCTTGAAAGTTTGCGTGTTGGAAAAAAACAATCAGTATGGCGGCAATCTACAGACTTTTTCAAGGGATAAACTCATTTTTGACACGGGAGTTCATTATTTGGGTGGGCTTTCAAAAGGGCAGAATCTGAATCGTTTTTTTTCCTATCTGGAGATTATGGATGATCTTGAACTTCAGAAAATGGATGAGGATGGTTATGATAGAATTTCTTTTGGAGATGATGCGGTTAAATATCCCCACGCTCAGGGCTATCAGAACTTTGTAGAACAGCTCTCTGTTTATTTTCCCGAAGAAAAAGAAAACCTTGAAAACTACTGTGAGGAGATTCAGTATATCTGCAGCCAGTTTCCAAGATATAATGTCATAGGGAAAGATAATTACAATGAAGAGATTCTGCATTTAAATACCAAAAGATTCATAGAATCCGTAACGCAAAATAAAACTCTTCAGGCTGTTTTATTAGGCTCTAATTTCCTGTATGCCGGAGATTCGGAGAATGTTCCATTTTATGTGCATGCATTAACCGTGAATTCCTACATCCAAAGTGCCTATAAATGTGTAAAAGGAGGCAGCCAGATTTCTAAATTGCTGATCCGTAAACTTCGCCAATATGGAGCTGAGGTTCATAAACATTCGGAAGTTTCAGAATTTATTTTTAATGAAAATAATACATTGGCTTCCGTAAAAACAAAGTCAGGGAAAGAATATGCTGCGAAACAGTTTATATCTAATATTGAGATTCGATCTACCATTAAACTGATTGGGGAAGAGAAGATTAAAAAATCTTTTCTGAACAGAGTTTTAAGCTGGCAGCCAGTTTCATCGTGTTTTAGTATTTATATTGTTTTAAAGCCTCATTGTTTACCGAATTTCAATTATAATATTTATCATTATTCCTCAGAAGATAGGGTTTGGAATGCATTCCGTTACAATAAACAAACGTGGCCGGAGACCTATATGCTTTCATCTATACCTTCTAAGCAACATCCTGAATTTGCAGAAAGTCTTACTGCTATTTCTTATATGGATTTCGATGAGGTGAAACAATGGGAAAATACAATCAATACTGTAGCAGATGAACATGAGAGGGGAGAGCCATATGAAAAGTTCAAGCTGGAAAAAACTGAAAAAATGATTGATGCTCTTGAAAAGAGAATTCCTAATCTTAGGCATGCCATTAAGCAGATATATACCTCTTCGCCCCTATCGTATCGTGACTATATAGGCAGTTTTGAAGGAAATATGTACGGATATATGAAAAACTCAGAGAACCCTCTTAAAACAATGGTATCTCCCCGGACAAAAATTGATAATCTGTTTCTGACAGGCCAGTCTGTGAATATGCACGGAATCCTGGGAGTTACAATAGGCGCATTCAATACCTGTGCTGAAATGTTAGGGAAAGAAACTATTGACAGCCGCTTGGAGCGTATGACCTAA
- a CDS encoding T9SS-dependent M36 family metallopeptidase, with amino-acid sequence MIKTKLSIKFLLLSSLLSTGIISAQHQEQVIKEYMSSSKGQFQRMDSDLKSFKIVNIDHSESLKGDVVGIQQTINGIPIFGSSANVLMRDDKVLSFADTFIKTFPSSIKGKEGANKETLIAIATKKLNGNAASKSMDGKDEPIKATTVYFVKNGSLILGYEFTIEEKDSNNSWMVIISAEDGSVLYKENLTLSCNFHSEAYEHSSTEIRMPVLFPQLQQKTKQNVNFVLAPDNASYNIFPLPVEAPSFGNRSLITNPWDLIASPEGWHSDGTNHYTNTRGNNVYAYTDENATNIPQFSPDGGVTRAFDFPLDITLPPQNYTSASVTNLFYLNNKIHDVFYKFGFTESAKNFQTNNFGKGGSDSDAVLAEARDGKGYNNANFATPNDGFAPRMQMYLYEPKNMQNLFYNSPASLVSRTPTTRTAIFGPALTSTGVTADIATTTPIDGCTAITEDLTGKIALIQRGGANNCGFVLKVKNAQLKGAVGAIIYNAPTSVILTGQMGGTDTTITIPSVNIENPEGVVIINQLASATVNATLKYDKLNYIYKDGSLDNGIVTHEYGHGISNRLTGTSVSCLNYTNDNEQMGEGWSDFFALMLTNRPGDNASVPRGMGTFAGGDPTDAVGIRPKRYSPDFAINDYTYGKTNGMKYNDTETNGTQITRVNSHSMGFVWATMLWDLHWNYVEKYGYSSNVLDNPDSGSARVLQLVVDALKLQPCLPTFITGRKAILDAELAKTNGADKCMIWKTFAKRGLGVNAASGGLKGRWVGFDQAAPDLSDQVEDFTIPAECATLAVHEVSENSKGISIYPNPVKNEFTIKTPSGMNLSGITTVSIYDFTGKLISQENINLNRQTTVNASNLINGAYIVKIKNNSSIDYTQKIIVSK; translated from the coding sequence ATGATAAAAACCAAACTATCTATTAAATTTCTGCTTCTATCTTCTCTTCTTAGTACAGGAATTATATCTGCTCAACATCAGGAGCAGGTTATAAAAGAGTATATGAGCTCTTCTAAAGGACAGTTTCAAAGGATGGATTCTGATCTGAAATCTTTTAAAATTGTCAATATTGATCATTCAGAAAGTTTAAAAGGAGATGTTGTAGGGATACAGCAAACAATTAATGGAATCCCGATATTTGGAAGCTCTGCCAATGTTCTGATGAGAGATGATAAAGTATTAAGTTTTGCCGATACTTTTATAAAAACGTTTCCAAGTTCTATTAAAGGTAAAGAAGGAGCCAATAAAGAGACTCTTATTGCTATTGCTACTAAAAAACTCAATGGAAATGCTGCTTCAAAAAGTATGGATGGAAAAGATGAGCCTATTAAAGCTACTACTGTTTATTTTGTGAAAAATGGGAGCTTAATATTAGGATATGAATTTACTATTGAAGAAAAAGACTCCAACAATAGTTGGATGGTGATTATCAGCGCTGAAGATGGCTCAGTTTTGTACAAAGAAAATCTGACGCTTTCCTGTAATTTCCATTCAGAGGCTTATGAGCATTCCTCTACTGAGATTAGAATGCCTGTTTTATTCCCTCAGCTGCAACAAAAAACGAAACAGAATGTAAACTTCGTTTTGGCTCCGGACAATGCCTCCTATAATATATTTCCTCTTCCTGTTGAAGCTCCTTCATTTGGGAATAGATCATTGATTACGAATCCTTGGGATCTGATAGCTTCCCCTGAGGGATGGCATTCTGACGGGACCAATCATTATACCAATACCAGAGGAAATAATGTTTATGCATATACAGACGAAAACGCAACTAATATCCCTCAATTTTCTCCGGACGGAGGGGTAACAAGAGCTTTTGATTTCCCATTGGATATAACCCTGCCACCACAAAATTATACGTCTGCATCTGTGACCAATTTATTTTATTTGAATAATAAGATTCACGATGTATTTTATAAGTTTGGATTTACTGAGTCTGCTAAAAACTTTCAAACTAACAATTTTGGAAAAGGAGGTTCCGATAGTGATGCGGTCTTAGCTGAGGCCAGAGATGGTAAGGGCTATAATAATGCTAATTTTGCAACACCCAATGATGGTTTTGCACCAAGAATGCAGATGTATTTGTATGAACCTAAAAATATGCAGAATCTTTTTTATAACTCACCTGCGTCATTGGTATCACGAACTCCTACTACCAGAACAGCCATATTTGGCCCCGCATTGACATCAACAGGAGTTACTGCTGATATTGCCACTACTACACCTATTGATGGCTGTACTGCCATTACTGAAGACCTTACAGGGAAAATAGCTTTGATACAGCGAGGTGGGGCTAATAATTGTGGTTTTGTCCTAAAAGTTAAAAATGCCCAGTTAAAAGGAGCTGTAGGAGCGATTATCTATAATGCACCAACATCTGTAATTCTTACTGGCCAAATGGGAGGAACAGATACTACGATTACAATTCCATCGGTTAACATAGAAAATCCTGAAGGGGTTGTTATCATCAATCAACTTGCATCTGCAACGGTTAACGCAACATTGAAGTATGATAAACTCAATTATATCTATAAGGACGGAAGTCTGGACAACGGTATTGTTACCCATGAATATGGACATGGAATTTCCAATCGTCTTACCGGAACAAGTGTCAGTTGTTTAAATTATACAAATGATAATGAACAAATGGGCGAGGGATGGTCGGATTTCTTTGCTTTAATGTTAACTAACAGACCTGGTGATAATGCTTCTGTACCGAGAGGGATGGGAACTTTTGCTGGTGGAGATCCTACAGATGCTGTTGGAATAAGACCTAAGAGATATTCTCCGGACTTTGCCATCAATGATTATACGTATGGGAAAACCAACGGAATGAAATATAATGATACTGAAACTAATGGAACTCAGATTACCCGGGTTAATTCTCATAGTATGGGATTTGTATGGGCTACTATGCTTTGGGATCTTCATTGGAATTATGTTGAAAAATATGGGTATAGCAGTAACGTTTTGGATAATCCTGACAGTGGCAGTGCAAGGGTATTGCAGCTTGTTGTAGATGCTTTGAAATTGCAGCCATGCCTACCTACTTTTATAACAGGAAGAAAAGCAATATTAGATGCTGAACTAGCAAAAACAAACGGAGCGGATAAATGTATGATCTGGAAAACATTTGCAAAACGAGGATTGGGAGTCAATGCAGCCTCTGGTGGTTTGAAAGGAAGATGGGTTGGATTTGATCAGGCAGCCCCGGATTTAAGTGATCAGGTAGAAGACTTTACAATTCCTGCTGAATGTGCAACATTAGCTGTACATGAAGTTTCAGAAAATTCAAAAGGGATTTCTATCTATCCGAATCCTGTAAAAAATGAGTTCACTATAAAGACTCCTTCAGGAATGAATCTATCAGGAATTACAACCGTTTCCATTTATGATTTTACCGGAAAACTTATTTCTCAGGAAAATATCAATCTTAATAGACAAACAACGGTTAATGCAAGTAATCTGATTAACGGAGCTTATATTGTAAAGATTAAAAACAATTCTTCAATCGATTACACTCAGAAAATTATTGTTTCGAAATAG